The following are from one region of the Caldicoprobacter guelmensis genome:
- the ytxC gene encoding putative sporulation protein YtxC — MRLFSIGFEGYNLGLMDSVIKKMEDIRFQGFKIEERKAGNLLFINYIVNELENESLRQLRDVLKCRIADILSDFIVNDLQHRLVNKIIEDEYYYFETEDREQIKQEVLNAVFKGSGSQSLFGQFKQKWHGFVKQRILEHMDTHNELIVEGFIRFRLKDFMKELIETVDKMVEEVLIEREYNEFIKLLRYFVEIQEPKVREVHILVDDDKKYILLDDSMRVINNDILKELAREISDTEMTYDDLLISSLITIAPSKITIHGYEKIKNTELLNTINKVFKGKVVMSQEGLYPQN, encoded by the coding sequence ATGCGGCTTTTTTCCATTGGTTTTGAAGGATACAACCTTGGCCTTATGGATTCGGTTATAAAGAAGATGGAGGATATAAGGTTTCAAGGGTTTAAGATTGAAGAGAGGAAAGCAGGTAACCTGCTGTTTATAAATTATATCGTAAACGAGCTGGAAAATGAATCGTTGAGACAATTGAGGGATGTCTTGAAATGCCGTATTGCCGATATATTATCTGATTTTATAGTAAATGATTTACAGCATAGGTTGGTAAACAAGATTATAGAAGACGAGTACTATTATTTTGAAACTGAAGATAGAGAACAGATCAAGCAGGAAGTGTTAAATGCCGTATTTAAAGGTAGTGGCTCCCAAAGCTTGTTTGGTCAGTTCAAGCAAAAATGGCATGGCTTTGTAAAGCAGCGGATTTTGGAACATATGGATACCCATAATGAGCTCATCGTAGAGGGTTTTATACGGTTTAGATTAAAGGACTTCATGAAAGAACTCATAGAGACCGTCGATAAGATGGTGGAAGAAGTTTTAATAGAAAGGGAGTACAATGAGTTTATCAAGCTGCTCAGGTATTTTGTGGAAATCCAGGAGCCAAAGGTGAGGGAGGTTCACATTCTTGTGGATGATGACAAAAAATATATACTGCTGGACGATAGCATGAGGGTGATAAACAATGACATATTGAAGGAGCTTGCCAGGGAGATATCCGATACCGAGATGACCTATGATGACCTGCTGATAAGCTCTCTGATAACCATTGCGCCCAGCAAGATCACCATACATGGATATGAAAAAATAAAGAATACCGAGCTTTTGAATACCATAAATAAGGTTTTTAAGGGCAAAGTGGTGATGAGCCAAGAGGGATTGTATCCGCAGAATTGA
- a CDS encoding HEPN domain-containing protein produces the protein MDSRARAQEWQRLAELDLRCAEHLLKMHPIPIEIICYHCQQSAEKYLKGYLVLHGIDPPKIHDLNELCKLCIKISDTFVSIADQCSDLTAYGVQPRYPMEVVLEEKDMRQALKSAKIIRDFVLNLAPEMISEKL, from the coding sequence ATGGATAGCCGAGCACGCGCACAAGAATGGCAAAGACTTGCGGAATTAGATTTAAGATGCGCTGAACACTTACTAAAGATGCATCCTATTCCTATCGAAATTATTTGTTATCACTGCCAGCAATCTGCCGAGAAATATCTTAAAGGGTATCTTGTCTTGCATGGCATAGATCCTCCAAAAATCCATGATTTAAATGAATTGTGCAAGCTCTGTATAAAAATATCCGACACTTTTGTAAGTATAGCCGATCAGTGTTCCGACCTAACTGCTTATGGTGTTCAACCGAGGTATCCAATGGAAGTGGTGTTAGAAGAAAAGGATATGCGGCAGGCGTTGAAGAGCGCGAAAATAATTAGAGATTTTGTCTTAAATCTTGCGCCGGAAATGATATCCGAAAAATTATAG
- the thrS gene encoding threonine--tRNA ligase has product MVNVVLKDGSVRQYPEGTAIADIVNDISKKLAKSAVAAQVNGRTVDLSAKVYEDCNLNILTFDDDEGKKVFWHTSSHIMAQAVKRLFPDAKLAIGPAIDNGFYYDFDVEKPFSPEDLQAIEEEMNRIVEEDLTLERFVLPREQAVEFMKERGELYKVELIGDIPEEAEISFYKQGDFVDLCSGPHLPSTGMVKAIKLLSVAGAYWRGDEKNKMLQRIYGVSFPKKSQLDEYLQRLEEAKKRDHRKLGKELDLFSLHEEGPGFPFFHPKGMIIRNILEDFWRKEHYKRGYQEIKTPIILNRDLWVRSGHWDHYRENMYFTKIDGEDYAIKPMNCPGSMILYKRKVHSYRELPLRVAELGLVHRHELSGVLHGLMRVRCFTQDDAHIFMLPEQIKDEILGVIDLVDYFYGIFGFKYHVELSTRPESSMGSDEDWERATNALREALEAKGLEYKVNEGDGAFYGPKIDFHLEDSIGRTWQCGTIQLDFQMPERFDLTYVGPDGEKHRPVMIHRVVFGSIERFIGILIEHFAGAFPTWLAPVQVRLLTITDRTNAYAEEIAQKLRDADIRVETDLRNEKIGFKVREAQLEKIPYMLVLGDKEQESGTVAVRARGRGDLGAMSLEQFMNMILEEIRTKSIN; this is encoded by the coding sequence ATGGTGAATGTGGTGCTGAAAGACGGCTCGGTAAGGCAGTATCCTGAAGGGACGGCCATAGCGGATATAGTAAACGATATAAGCAAGAAGCTGGCAAAATCGGCTGTGGCTGCTCAGGTGAATGGGCGCACCGTTGACCTGTCGGCAAAGGTATATGAGGATTGCAATCTCAACATCCTGACTTTTGACGATGATGAGGGTAAAAAGGTTTTCTGGCACACATCATCGCACATCATGGCGCAGGCCGTGAAAAGGCTGTTTCCGGACGCAAAGCTGGCCATTGGGCCTGCAATAGACAACGGGTTTTATTATGACTTCGATGTGGAAAAGCCTTTTTCGCCTGAAGATTTGCAGGCCATCGAAGAAGAGATGAACAGGATAGTCGAAGAGGATTTGACCCTTGAGAGGTTTGTGCTGCCTCGGGAGCAGGCCGTTGAGTTCATGAAGGAGAGAGGCGAGCTCTATAAGGTGGAGCTCATTGGGGATATACCGGAGGAGGCCGAGATTTCGTTCTACAAACAGGGAGATTTCGTGGACCTGTGCAGCGGTCCGCACCTTCCCTCTACAGGTATGGTCAAGGCCATAAAGCTGCTCAGCGTGGCCGGTGCTTACTGGCGCGGCGATGAGAAAAACAAGATGCTGCAGCGGATATACGGAGTCTCTTTCCCTAAAAAGAGCCAGCTGGATGAGTATTTGCAGCGCCTGGAGGAGGCAAAGAAGAGAGACCACAGAAAGCTGGGTAAGGAGCTAGACCTCTTCAGCCTCCATGAGGAGGGGCCGGGGTTCCCGTTCTTCCATCCAAAGGGCATGATCATTCGCAATATCCTTGAGGATTTCTGGAGGAAAGAACACTACAAGAGGGGTTATCAGGAGATAAAGACGCCCATAATATTGAACCGCGACCTGTGGGTTCGCTCAGGACACTGGGACCATTACCGTGAGAACATGTATTTCACCAAGATTGATGGCGAGGATTATGCCATAAAGCCCATGAACTGCCCAGGCAGCATGATCCTTTATAAGCGTAAGGTGCACAGTTACCGGGAACTGCCCCTTAGGGTAGCCGAACTGGGACTTGTCCACAGGCATGAGCTTTCGGGCGTGCTGCACGGCCTGATGCGGGTGCGCTGTTTTACGCAAGACGATGCCCATATCTTTATGCTGCCAGAGCAGATCAAGGACGAGATACTGGGCGTCATTGACCTGGTGGATTACTTTTACGGCATATTTGGGTTTAAGTACCATGTGGAGCTGTCCACAAGGCCAGAGAGCTCCATGGGTTCTGACGAGGACTGGGAGCGGGCTACCAACGCTTTAAGGGAGGCCCTTGAGGCAAAGGGCCTTGAGTACAAGGTCAATGAGGGGGACGGGGCTTTTTATGGGCCCAAGATTGACTTCCACCTTGAAGACAGCATAGGCAGAACGTGGCAGTGCGGTACCATCCAGCTGGATTTCCAGATGCCTGAGAGGTTTGATCTCACCTATGTTGGGCCGGATGGCGAGAAACATCGTCCGGTTATGATACACCGGGTGGTGTTTGGAAGCATTGAGCGGTTTATAGGAATACTTATAGAGCACTTTGCTGGTGCCTTCCCCACATGGCTGGCGCCGGTACAGGTACGCCTGCTCACCATTACCGATAGGACCAACGCTTATGCCGAGGAGATAGCTCAAAAGCTGAGGGATGCTGACATCAGAGTGGAGACCGACTTGAGAAACGAGAAGATAGGCTTCAAGGTGAGGGAGGCACAGCTGGAAAAGATTCCGTATATGCTTGTTCTGGGCGACAAAGAGCAGGAAAGTGGCACAGTGGCTGTGCGGGCACGTGGCAGGGGAGACCTTGGTGCCATGTCGCTTGAACAGTTTATGAATATGATTTTGGAGGAAATTCGTACCAAATCTATAAATTGA
- a CDS encoding LacI family DNA-binding transcriptional regulator, with protein sequence MRKKKSVSSKDVAREAGVSQATVSYILNNVKGIKIRPETRQAVLDAIKKLNYHPDQIARGMKLKRSMSVGVVTDRNVTNFYFMKTLEGIRDGLQAHNYSVSLLFNKYESIQEAEFIKYYNSNRIDGIIFAFASISDEDMAYMDSMGIPYVMVNTYSSGKDVGEVCTDHLAHIQEVIGYFKSKGVKYIAYAGPVPRRANDKRLEAFKEAMVLHGYQVKDDRIVLGGQDNGEVCRAIMELLEGRDSRPDAILAASPRFGMLTVKSCHMLGIRIPQDVRIVAVGSSNFFELIYPTLSSIELPLYDMGLKAAEMVLKAIDDGSIAPTIVLPSEFVIRESS encoded by the coding sequence ATGAGGAAGAAAAAGTCGGTTTCAAGCAAGGATGTAGCCAGGGAGGCCGGTGTTTCCCAGGCTACGGTGTCGTATATACTCAACAATGTAAAGGGAATAAAGATAAGGCCCGAGACCCGGCAGGCCGTATTAGACGCCATAAAGAAGCTCAATTATCACCCTGACCAGATTGCCAGAGGAATGAAGCTTAAGAGGTCGATGTCGGTGGGCGTAGTCACCGACAGAAATGTCACCAATTTCTATTTTATGAAGACCTTAGAGGGTATCAGGGATGGGCTTCAGGCCCACAACTATTCAGTAAGCCTGCTGTTTAACAAGTATGAGTCCATACAGGAAGCCGAGTTTATAAAGTATTACAACTCCAACAGGATCGACGGCATAATCTTTGCTTTCGCTTCTATATCCGATGAGGACATGGCATATATGGACAGCATGGGCATCCCTTATGTGATGGTCAACACCTATTCCTCCGGAAAAGATGTGGGCGAGGTATGTACCGACCATTTAGCCCACATCCAGGAGGTCATAGGGTATTTTAAATCCAAGGGGGTCAAGTATATAGCCTATGCCGGCCCCGTTCCGCGGCGTGCCAATGATAAAAGGCTTGAGGCTTTTAAAGAAGCCATGGTCTTGCACGGATACCAGGTTAAAGATGACCGTATAGTTTTGGGAGGACAGGATAACGGTGAGGTATGCAGGGCCATAATGGAATTGCTTGAGGGCAGGGATTCCCGTCCTGATGCTATACTTGCCGCTTCTCCAAGGTTTGGGATGTTGACCGTAAAGTCGTGCCACATGCTGGGCATAAGGATCCCCCAGGATGTCAGGATTGTAGCTGTGGGTTCCTCCAACTTTTTCGAGCTCATTTACCCTACCCTCTCCTCCATTGAACTACCCCTTTATGACATGGGTTTAAAGGCCGCCGAGATGGTCCTTAAAGCCATTGACGATGGAAGCATAGCTCCCACCATTGTATTGCCTTCGGAATTTGTCATCAGGGAGTCGTCTTAA
- a CDS encoding PHP domain-containing protein, giving the protein MDAEAMQYVEQLNDDDVNVRLGALKALMQEVREGKIEKPRQGDDVNNHIHTTYSFSPYSPTKAIWMAYTAGLKTAGIMDHDSISGAREFIEAGKIAGIATTIGVECRADFSNTPLNGRRINNPDQKSVAYVAIHGIPHTQIGAVADFFVPYVKERNKRNALMVDRINEIFEPFGIYLSFEQDVVPLSKSHEGGSITERHLLYALSLKLVSKFGKGKPLVDFLVEELKLEVSPRVAGYLLDVHNPFYEYDLLGALKSDLVPRFYIDATKECPDIREVVELARSIGAILAYAYLGDVTDSVTGDKRSQKFEDDYLELLFEVISQLGFNAVTYMPSRNTLQQLKRVKSLCEKYGFFQISGEDINSPRQPFVCTHLRDEEFKNLIDATWALIGHERMATLDIAKGMFSPDIVRRHPDLNERIEIYKKIGQGLDSGDAL; this is encoded by the coding sequence ATGGATGCTGAGGCCATGCAGTATGTAGAGCAGTTAAACGATGACGATGTAAACGTCAGATTGGGAGCTTTAAAGGCTCTGATGCAAGAAGTGCGAGAGGGGAAAATAGAAAAACCTCGTCAGGGCGATGATGTCAACAATCACATACACACTACATATTCCTTTTCACCCTATTCTCCTACAAAGGCCATATGGATGGCTTACACAGCAGGGCTTAAGACCGCTGGAATTATGGACCACGACTCGATAAGCGGGGCCAGGGAGTTCATTGAAGCGGGGAAGATTGCAGGCATTGCAACCACGATAGGGGTTGAATGCCGTGCTGACTTTTCAAACACCCCTTTGAATGGCAGGAGGATCAACAACCCAGATCAAAAGTCGGTTGCGTATGTGGCCATACACGGTATTCCCCATACTCAGATTGGTGCGGTGGCAGACTTTTTTGTCCCCTATGTCAAGGAGAGGAATAAGCGAAATGCCCTGATGGTGGACAGGATCAATGAGATATTTGAGCCGTTTGGCATTTACCTAAGCTTTGAGCAGGACGTGGTGCCGTTATCGAAAAGCCATGAAGGTGGAAGCATAACCGAGCGCCACCTGTTGTATGCCCTGTCGCTCAAGCTGGTAAGTAAATTCGGCAAGGGGAAGCCTTTGGTTGATTTTTTGGTAGAAGAGCTAAAGCTGGAGGTAAGTCCGAGGGTGGCGGGATACTTGCTAGATGTGCACAATCCCTTTTATGAATATGACTTGCTGGGGGCTTTAAAGAGCGATTTGGTGCCGCGGTTTTATATCGATGCCACGAAAGAATGCCCTGATATAAGGGAAGTGGTGGAGCTTGCAAGGAGCATAGGTGCTATTTTGGCTTACGCGTATTTGGGCGATGTGACCGATTCGGTTACCGGCGACAAGAGAAGCCAGAAGTTTGAAGACGATTACCTTGAGCTGCTGTTTGAGGTGATAAGCCAGCTGGGTTTTAATGCGGTGACCTACATGCCTTCGCGAAACACGCTGCAGCAGCTTAAGAGGGTAAAGTCATTATGCGAAAAATACGGCTTTTTCCAGATAAGCGGGGAGGATATAAATTCTCCCAGGCAGCCGTTTGTGTGTACCCATTTGAGAGACGAGGAGTTTAAAAATCTCATAGATGCCACATGGGCTTTGATCGGACATGAAAGGATGGCCACCCTTGATATAGCTAAGGGAATGTTTTCGCCGGACATTGTGCGCAGACATCCTGACCTCAACGAGAGGATCGAGATATACAAGAAGATTGGCCAGGGATTGGACAGCGGCGATGCTTTATAA